The stretch of DNA AAAGAGTAGAATAACGTAATATCAGTTCATGTAGCACTACATACAAAACACTTACAGGAAGTCCACCATCAGCGTCAGTACTTGCCAGCATGTTAATGCTGTCAACACTCCAAAATTTTATTTGGTTATCTTCACCAGCAGCCAAAAAATGATTCTGGGAAGTGTCAAACTGAACAACAACCGTGGACTTCTTCCGGAACCCAGAATATTGCCTCTTTATGGATCCCTCACTTTCATTCCACTCAACAAGAATACAGTCCCCATCTTTGCTAGTCCCACATGAGAAGAGTCTGCATTTCAAGAAAATAGATAGTTCATGGACAAGCCAACCAAAGTTTGAAGGAATGTAGCATCAAATAGAATAAATTAATGATATTACACATCTTACCGACTTCCATCGGCACTGTAAACCATTGTGGTAAACAAGTGCCCAGGGGTATTAAAGTCAACCATAGATCCCACGTTGTCATACAGCCAAGCCTTTATTTTTCCATCAACGGAAGTTGAGAAGATAAACTATGAAGCAGAACAGAAGATGTTATTACAACGCATTGAACTAGAGAAAACAATAGGTATAGTTTAGGTGAATGGCATGTCAGTTCAAGAGTTGACACAACATATGTTTGTTATTCAATGCCAACTAATGTAAAAAAGTTCCATAATACATAAAGTTGCTAAGGAAACAACAATATCGGTGGAACAAACTATATGGCTTTAGAGAAATAGCTGCCAGGTAAAAACAAGCAATCAACAAAGTACCTGAATATTCTCCTTGCGGTGGGGGCATATAGAATAGACAGGTGCTTCATGTCCTTCGAAGACATAAAGCCTTTGACCACTTAGATCCCATACCTGCAGTTTTTTCAAAAATATCCATAAAAGAAGGTGAAAATATGAGAATTTAAACAAAAGACAGGATTTGACAGTTAACACCTTTATTAGCTTATCATCTCCACAAGTGACCACACACAGTCGTTCATCTCGTTGAGAGAATGCAATATCATTGACTCCACCAACATGAGCATCAATCtgataagaaaaaaagaaatctcACTTATATTCCACTGAGACATATAAATCAAACTGTTCCAACCCACCTCTAAAAGTTGGCGGAGATCAAATTGGCGGAGTTCAAATAGACGGAGATCATTTGGTGCTTGATATTCATGTATATGAATCAAGTGCTTCGAGAATGCAACCCCTGTGAACACAACTCAAATTTAGACAACTGTAATAGGAGCAAATTAAATAGTAAATTTACTTGATCGTATCCAAGAGGAAGATACCTATTAAACTTCCATCTGGACTCCAAATAACTCGAGTGACAGATATAGAAGAGTCTTTGACAATGGCACTCTGTAAAATGCATAACACACCTCAAGCAATGAAATTTTGACATATTTCAGAGAGAAAAACTAGTCCTGATATCATATTTGCCTATTACTAATTCAGACAATAGAAGATGAACAGTATGCATATCAAGATATTACTAATCTAGAAAAATGGATACTTGACAAGAACATATGGGCTACTTAAACAAGCAGAGGCAATACAATCAGAAAAACAGAATGTTGCACATAGATAGACCACTAAATTGGTTAAGGAACTGGCATGGACCACATTAGAATATAGACAAATTAATGGACACTAGTACACAACCAGTTACTTCTTCCAACCTAGACTGAACTCGTGAATGAACTTGCTTATCAGCCCAAGATCCACATAAATTTTATTCAACATTTTGACCTGGTCATATAAAAAAACATGGAACCTAATCAATTCTAAAATGTTGCAGAAAGGCACTATGTCTGGAAACAACTTGTAAGGAAAAATGTGAAAATGAATAGCAGCTTAGTGGCAAGCTATGTCAGCATTAAACACACATTCTAGACATGGCACCATGCACCATGCACCATGCCCCTAACATGTCACAACAGTGCTGCCCATGCCAACTTCCAACTTCAAGGATAATAATAGTGTGTTTCTAACCATTCTTCTTCATTATTCCTCTTTCCTCCTAATGGACCTTAAATTTCAGTCAACTTACCACAAATGATTTTCTTTTGACATGTTAAACCACATatgattttctctatcttatccccAACCAATGCTATCTCCAACTTCTAACAACTGCTGGTAACAGCAATCATCAAAGCTGCCTTCACTCTACAAATCTCTCTTAATCCTCATACCAAATATTTGGAAACTAAAGAGCTTGGTTATACTTATAGCTGATTCTCAATATTTGCAGTTAAAACATAAAAAGCATCTTAAGGTTGGAAAAGATGGACATGGATCTTACCTGTTGATCAAGTTGACAGATATTAAAGGGTTAAAGCCCATTGTTTCTAAAATGTTTTCCATTAAGAAAATAAACTAATGATAAAATTGCTTGATGACTACCAATCAGTTCACTTGCAAACATTCTTATTAAAACCTAAGAAGTGGCCATAGAGTCCACTAGTAGTTTCATCAATAGTGTTTCTAAATATAAGAATTTGCGACCCCTAAATGTTTATTTCATTACACAAGTTGGTGCAAGCAGTACAATTATGTAAATGCCAGCATGTAAATAAGTTATAAAAACATAAAACAATAAGAAATAAGTTGGTTGGACACTGATGATAACAAAATCCAAACATTTTGCCTTATAGTTGTTATCAAGGAATTCAATTCTGTCCGCAACGGATGGTATTACCAGTCCAGACATTAACTGGGAGGAGAAGGGGCGTCAACACAGAAATCCAAATGCTGCCACGGTATATGTTGGcaaactgtgtgtgtgtgtgtgttattttTCCCTCTGTATTTGTTGATGGTTTCAAGGATGTGTATGTGTGTCTCAATCAGATTGGAGCAGCAAACGAAATTATGCCAATCCGCAGCTATAAATGGGAAGTGGAAGAGCATCAAGATTAAGCAATCCTTAATTGCAACATGAGATATAACAACTGATGTGTAAAAATTTTGTGATGCAGAAACTTTGAGTCAATTTTGTGTTAAGCAACCAAATAGTTTGATCTAGTTGTGACCAAAACAAAAATAGTTTCTGTTCTCTGCCCTGCAACTTGAGCTTCGTTGTAGGCAGCAatctaaaattaatttattaaacaCTAGAATGCATCTCCGATGTAACAAATAACATTCTTATCTCTGACATTATTAAGAACACAAAAGGAATGAACCAAGAATAGAGGGAGACAGCAAGGGGAAACAGGAATCAGCAGATACTAAGTTCTCTAACATAAACTATCACACGGAATATATCTCAACGGTAATGGAAGTTGCATTCCAAAAGAAACGAAAAAGTGAATCATTCTCTAGACCTGGAATTGTAGTGAACAAGCAGCCGTATCCCATACTCTAAATGGCTTGGACACCAACTTCTGCTGGATACCAATCTCCCAAAGTGTGATTTCACCAGTGTTGGAGCCCACtaaaggggaggaggagaagatagAGTATAAAGAGTTAAATTTAGGTTCAATTAGCACCAGAAGAAATTTAGATAGTCATAGTCATACCAAGAAGTGATGTATGATGAAAAGGATGAAAGTCCATGCTAGTCACATTGGATCCCTCTGTCAAGGAGCAGGCTACAACTCTTGGCAGGTCATCCAGCGACCATGTAACTTGTGGGTGAGGTGCAGGATAGCTAACCTGCTAAGGAAGATGCAAAGATAAAACTCAGAAACAAAGTAGTATATGGTATAGATAACATAGGTATAATTTACACATGAATTTTGCTGCATTAAGCTTCAAAAATTACATCAAACCTCGTCAACTGGATGTGCACCAGACCGTAGACGTTTCATCATCTGCTCAGATTCAGCATTTTGGTAGTTTGACATGGCAATAGCATTCGGAGGAGTTCTTGGGCGTTTCAAGATGGGGACTGctgaaataaaagaataaattaGAATAAATAAGTTTTCTTCACATTTTTTTACATGGCAGAAAGGAAACCTAGTGGAATAACCTCAACATGCATCTGCAAAGCTCTCACCATATTAACCTTTATATTTAGTCCACTCATATCAAGAGATGGACACATAAACATAATATAGTAAATAAAATGTCCAAGGAATCCAAGACATCCTTAGAACAATTTAACTAATTTAACCATACTCATGCTTTCAGCAATAAAATGATTATATGAATGCTACATTGCATAAATTCATTAATCAACCAGTAGCTATAAAGAATTACAGGACCTCAAGAATCATATAACAAGAGGGGGATGAGTTTAGATCATTCAAAGCATGAAATCTCAAATATGATAGAAAAGCCACTCCAATCCTCCTTTTACATGTTTCTTGAACCTAGTCTCAACTCTGAAAAAAGAGACCCAAAGAGATGAAATACGAACACATAACTGTTACTTCCACAAATAATGAGAAGGCATAATCATTAGCATTTCCAGAAGGTGTTAAAATTTCATCCAACATTATAAACATAAGAAAAAAGAAGAGTTTAACCTTGATTTGGTGGAAGAGGTATTGATGATGGTGCAACAACAGCAGACTGGACAGAGGATGAAGCAGCAGCGTTAGCCATCCAACCAGCTAAAGCACTAGCATTTGCAGCAACCTGGGGTGGAAATGGCTGCATGATAATGAAGATAGTCCTAAAAGTTATGTTCTTCAAGTAAAATTTATTCAACAGGAGACTTGATCTTGGAGCAACATACCCCATGAGCACCAAGTGGTGTATATGTACCAACAGCCTTTGGAACAGCTGCAACAGGAACAGAGACTGGTGAAGCACGAGCTCCATTTGGAGGGGCGCAAGCATGGTCCATGAACAATGTCTTGATGTCAGGATTTGACCTTGGAGTCTTACAGAGTTGATGCTGCCAGTTCAAGCTGCAATACAATGATGCCACAATTTAGCAAGCTACAACACAACAGCCCACAGGGGCCCATCCAacttatatttttatcatttaaaaatcTCAGTAATCTGAGAGAAAGAGTCCTCAACTAAATAAAAGTGTACTCCATTATAAATATCTACCTTTGATTAATCAGAGTTCGGAGGCGTGAAGCTTTAAGTGTAGGAAAGACAAGTTTTTCTCGAAAGAGAGGATTTGCTTCAATTAACTTCTTGAGCTCTACCAGCATGGTACTTCTAGCAGACTTAGTATCACCATATTTAGACAACTGCTCGTTTTCCCTGTGAATgagtaaaatgaaaaaaaatgatcAAAAATTTCTGCAGGACAATATTTGAAGTGAATTAGATTCCAGTCAGTGAGTTGATAGTGACATAATTATAACACTCTAATAAGGAGTAGTAGAAAGCATAAATGTGATAAAGTATGACTTGCTGCAGGAAAAGGGACCAGCCACTAATAAGGATAAAAAAACAAAACCTCAGATATAATAAACAAATTTAGCAAACAGAAAGCAACTAAGATTGCTTATTGAGAAACACAAATATTACAAGTCTTCCAGCATAAAAATGTATGCCAGCATGACATACCAATTCAATTCTGGTTTCAGCCAATCGCCAAAGCAAACATTTAAAAAAAGAACCACAATTTTGGCAATTTCAGGTCATGTTTCACTGGTTTCAGCTTCAATTTTATTCGTAAAACTACTGTCAATAAAGTTCTATATCGGACTATTTTCTAACAAAAATTACTGTATTTAAACAATAAAATACTTTTATCAATGAAACTAAGTCAAAATAATAAAATTGCTTACTTTGAAATGTGCAATCAACCTCGTAAATTGATTCCAAGCAAATATGCCAAAAAAAAATCAGTATACTGATTTCTCAAAAGTTTATAGAAAAATCTCTAATTAATAGCTCATACACTCactttaattaaaaaaatgacaTTTATTGCACTTGTGAAGTTACAAACAGTGCTAGTAAAACAATCTACAATTTTCAATTTTAGCCCACACTGCTTTTGTGCAATCAGAATACAGAATTTAATGAGTCAattaatgatttaatctacaAAATTTTGGAAGCTACCAAAGCTATCATgacttttagtatcaaaaggtaccTTTTCAACAGTACTCAGCAAAAACTTTTTGTTCTTTGCCTTTTCTTATTCTGGCATTTAAATGATCCCTTTCTCAGAAAACACAATAATTCATAAAAGGGAAACGAGCAATTGTCTGAACCTGATTAAACCAAAATCATGGACATATTATAAAGAAAGATAAATCACCTAAAGTTTTCAAGGGTGAGAAGCTGAGTAATTTCTTTATACAAATCCTCATTAAACGTTGAGAAAACCTTGAGATCCTTTATGAGTGTTTCAACTGCCTTTGCCCTGTCATGCCTGAGCATAGTACAATCACAAGACTTCAGATGGGGACAAGAAGCAATATTCTCTGTAAGTATAAAATATAGAATATATACACAGAATAACCGAAAATAGCCGAATCAAAAGACGGATAGGAAAGAATAACCAAAGACGAACGAACCTGTCAAGCGCCTCTAGATACTTCTGCTTCCTAATCTCGAAGAAAATCTTCATCGAATACCTGTTATCATCAACCTTGGTGTATCCCGAGAGGTACTTCTCCGCTTCTTCCCACTCTCCCGCCTGCACCTTCTCCTCGAAGTATTTCATATTAAAGAAAAACCCCGCTTCCTGCTCAAGCCTGCCATAAAACCGCGCAAAAACGAGAACTCTCAAGCCAAAACCATCCGATACAAAAAAAGAACCGAGCGGCCAAGAATCCAAACGAAACCCGCCCAAAAGACTCACTTGTGCACGGATTCCTTGAACTTCTCCTCATCCAGGAACTGGAGTATCAGGAACACCAGCTCCCGACTCAGCGACGACATATCCGGCGATCAGAGCCGAGACGCCGGCGACGAACGGCGACGAGGATATCGAATTAGAGCCCGAGGCGCGGCCGAGAGGCGGAGCACAACGGATTCGAAGGAGAAGGCGTCGAAATCAAGATGACCGCGCGACAAATCGAAGGCCAAGAAAGAGAGTCTAGGGTTTGGTGACCCGATCGACTTCGGCTCCCCTTTCTTCGATGCGGTTTTGTAGTCCTCTCCCTCCCTCCAACTTTCACCGACTTATCACCGATAAGGAAACGTTCCTATTTAATAAGCAAATTTGCCTATCTGATAAGCGCAGGAGGGGTCGGGCGGATTCAGTTCTCGCGGACGCGAGAGCTCGGAGTTCAAATCGGGTCGATATTCTCCGTAACATCCGCTAACTTCCAAGACGAGAGGCGTTCGCTCGCGCGAGATGCCCTTTTTCTCGCGTGATATCGACGGCTCTCTCAGACTCGTGTCTGTCGGGATTTCGTGAATCCAGTGAGTGGATCGCGGACCGGCTGCTGTGGATAAAAGTGGTAAGTCTTTTGTTTCCTGTACAGCCACGTGGATGATGGAAAGATTTTTGGCCGCATTCTATTGATCGTTAGATGCGTGTCGAGTCTCAGAACTGCGACCTCCACAAATAAATCCGAAGAAGGGACACGCAATTCAACTAAAGATGAAAGGACATCGACTGATCAACGGTCAGGATCGTCTCGCTTTTTTACGAATTCTTTTCATGGGCATTAAAAGATATTTCTCCGAAAAACATAAAATCTTACCAAATCACTTAGAGGCCATATAAATGGCTCCAGTcgtaatgaaaggaagaaaaaaaagaaaccgCTGTGAAAGCGAAGAGATGGTTAAACGAGAATTTGTAATGTGATTTCtaataagatgtataataatAGCTGGAGCCACCTATGTGCATCCTCCCTATTAAGAGCTTTcttgtttttgattttttttttttctaaatggtAAGTGATGAAGATGGAATTCGATCTCAAAATCTTATGACGTCTATATACAAATTAACTTGTCCATCGGAGAAATTACTTCGTGCATGAACTTTCTCTTTAATGATCCACTACTTATTAGTATCGTCTTAAAATTATTCGTCGCATTTTTTACGATAAATAGTCAACGACCTAATTCTATTTCCATATGGGGCGTTGCTCTAATTATTCTTCTAATTTGAAATTTTCTTTATATTATCTTGGAACCATTTACACCGAAGTTTCTAATGAGCATAAATTCTGAATAGGAAATAAAGATTCACCAGAAAGGCTAATAACAACATGCTAATCAAGTATAATATATATACTCGAGTATATAAATCATAAGAACTCATGCAGTATGCATTCCAACAATGTCATGCACGGATGCAAACAGCCATGCAAGTATCTCACTGACTCGATAATCTAATGGATGCGTTATCCCACCGGTTAATGGAGAAGAACCATATCATTCATACATAGCCTTAACCATCCATTAAGTAATGTTATGTCTTCGTTGTCGCATGCttgtatataaaataatattatcatcatcaaCAATATTATGATATACTGAGATGACACCGGAGATTTTACTTTCTCGATGGTTAATAAAAAGATTATTGTATGATAGGAGttctttatttttaataattaataaagATAACTCATATGAGTTCCTTATTGGCTAAAGTGGGACAAGTTCCTTCgaatgattaataaaaatattatctaagTATCATGTGCTTTATTCCTTGAGCGCATAGATCGATAACGTATCATCATAGgttatatcatccacatatatatCGTCATATATTATaagtatttatttatgtatacacTTTTATTTATTCATGCATGTATTCAAAATATATTCAAGGGAAATTATCATACAAGAGGAGTCAGTCAATGTGtgtcaaataaatataaaaaatattaaaatagatTCATGCataaatgagtttatatttttttttacgagtaatttttttattttaaaaatatttaatccacACTCATAAATATATTTCAGGATGATTATTTATACTCTAAATTACATTTCAACACTAATATTTTCCATGGCTAAGATCTTAGTTCTTGTACATGATCATATAATGGTTGAATTAATTAGATTCAACAAACATAAAGTCTATTACATTTGgataaaatttgatcatgatctACTTAATTCTTATAATTActttgatccaataatttatcTCTCTAATTATGTTATGTATTCTATTTATAATCGGTTTATTATGCACCTAAATATATATTGAACTGGTAAGATACAAGATTCTAAACCAAATAATCCAACTTGTTTTAGGTCTTAGCCTTGTTTCAAGTGAGGATCTATTTGATTTCATTCCATCAACGACATCCAAGTATGTGCATTGAaccaaacttgtttattttcaagGCTGATCAACATACTATTATACTAACATTAGTTTAAGGATGGATCATATCAATCAGTGGTAGATTTTGAAGCTTCTATCCTTTAGTAAATAGATTTAATACACCATCATACTGATATTTTATGTATAAATATGTCAAAACACCTAATAATTAGATATAATATACCACCATCATACTAATATTTTAGGTATTATATATTAGATGAGGTTTCAAATCCTTAATATTACTTAATAGGCGGGTTTCATATATCATTATATGATCAATGTTTATTTCGgatgtataaaaaattatatactaTCACCAAACTAATATTAAGTGTAAAAATATATCGAATACTTAATTATCGGCAAATGAAACTGGTATCTCGCCATTAAACTAATATTTTATGTATTGatacaataaataaaatttttaaattttattagtaaataaatatgatatattatcACCAGACCAAATTCGAAGTAGGTATAAATAATGAATTTAATAAAGATGAGATTTGatcagaagcttgataactttgaTTATAATGGTAGCATCAACTAACTTGTAAAATGAGTCAAACTCACTCCACGCATCCCAACATGATGGAGGATCTATATATCTGGTATATACTAAGAATCTgtttctaaattttatttttgatgatattTCTTCATCATTGAAAGTAACACATTCTTACCCCAAGATGCATTCACCATTAAAAATAGCACATTCTTACCCTTAGATACAGTGGAGTTGATATCTGCTCTTTCCTTAGATTGGAGCACTTCCTTTTTAAATATTTAGGTGCATCTATTGCCCCTCATTTTAAATATTTAGGTACACATGATCACCTTTTGCCAAAAAATTAAAGTTAAActcattttataattatttaagaggTCATAGTACTAAAGGGCTTCACCATATCAATTGGTCCCACTATCACTAATCCATGGGAGTAACAATAGTATTCGATGTTTTATTTTCCCTGATTCTCTTGATACTTGGTCTCCTTCTTAACACCTTTTTGTTTAACCCATGAATAAATCGAGGGATGGTTTCTCTAAATATATTAGAAATAggtcttatttttttataattcttgAATGTTTAACACATCATTATCTTTAATCCTGACTTGATTGTAGGAGTTAGTATTCCTAGTTACTATTGAAGTGGTTTGGTTAGGAGTTGACTTCTTCAATTAATTTcattaaaattattcggtacatgaTTTATGAGTTTAGATTGTTCATGTGCAACTCGAGACTACATCTAAATATGCttattctttttttaaataaaagaatTGTACCCTAAATTTTAGTGAAAATGATTAACATGTTTTATAAAAACTTTTTATTGTTATTAAAATCCactctttttttttgtgaaaattacTCCATCGATTGTAATTCCAACTTCATCAATCCTACTCATTAAGCAAGTTTAGGATCGCTTGTATCAAATTCTCCCGAcctaattttttcttaaaaaattttagAATATATGCTCTTAAAAAAATTCCATCATTGACATTGGAAATCATTGCAAACCAACTTTGTTTATCCAAAATGCATACAAATGTCATAATAATATGGACTTTGTTAGCCATTATCCTAAGATCCATCCTACCTAAGGGTAATAGAATAAATAATTTTCTATATGTTAAATAAAGTaaatcatatatatttaatatatttaaaataaatcatcatatatccattacgaAGCGTTGGCACTCGAGTTTGGCTCGTAAGCTATTTTGGACACTGAGCTCGAGGCAGTACACATTAAATCTAACTCCTCATTTCCATCGAATGGATTAAGTGTAATGTTCGTCGGACGATTTCGTTGCGCGCTGTCCGAATCACGAGGCCATATCCAACGGCGTTCACGAGACGCTCTCAGATCCCTTGCTCGGGAAAACACCAGCGGCGGGAGGTGGACCCCACGCGACAGGTGATGGTTTGTCGTTAGATTACGTCAGGGGGAGTAAGTAAGTAACGAGATGATCAAAGGCGTCACGATTTTTAAGGCCATTAATTACGTGATCTCATCTCGTTGGCGGACGAGGCATGGAAAAGACGACGGCTGACGTATGACATCCACTGCCATCGCTGCCACGTCACAGTCTGCGATGGATAAGGAGTACGACCGTCTCCAACCATGACCAGCGTCATCGTTTTCATTTCACGTCCATGGAATCATCGATCGGACTACTACATGGATTAAGTAGGTCGAACCCGACCAAGTTAGTATATTTGAATTAAACTTAAGAGCTAATGTGGCATGCATATGGCATGACGGGAGTCTTCAACTCTGCATTAACTTGCTTCGTCAGGAGACGTGCTGTCACC from Musa acuminata AAA Group cultivar baxijiao chromosome BXJ2-11, Cavendish_Baxijiao_AAA, whole genome shotgun sequence encodes:
- the LOC135586577 gene encoding protein TPR1-like isoform X4; the encoded protein is MSSLSRELVFLILQFLDEEKFKESVHKLEQEAGFFFNMKYFEEKVQAGEWEEAEKYLSGYTKVDDNRYSMKIFFEIRKQKYLEALDRHDRAKAVETLIKDLKVFSTFNEDLYKEITQLLTLENFRENEQLSKYGDTKSARSTMLVELKKLIEANPLFREKLVFPTLKASRLRTLINQSLNWQHQLCKTPRSNPDIKTLFMDHACAPPNGARASPVSVPVAAVPKAVGTYTPLGAHGPFPPQVAANASALAGWMANAAASSSVQSAVVAPSSIPLPPNQAVPILKRPRTPPNAIAMSNYQNAESEQMMKRLRSGAHPVDEVSYPAPHPQVTWSLDDLPRVVACSLTEGSNVTSMDFHPFHHTSLLVGSNTGEITLWEIGIQQKLVSKPFRVWDTAACSLQFQSAIVKDSSISVTRVIWSPDGSLIGVAFSKHLIHIHEYQAPNDLRLFELRQFDLRQLLEIDAHVGGVNDIAFSQRDERLCVVTCGDDKLIKVWDLSGQRLYVFEGHEAPVYSICPHRKENIQFIFSTSVDGKIKAWLYDNVGSMVDFNTPGHLFTTMVYSADGSRLFSCGTSKDGDCILVEWNESEGSIKRQYSGFRKKSTVVVQFDTSQNHFLAAGEDNQIKFWSVDSINMLASTDADGGLPSRPHLRFNKKGNLLAVATVDNGFKILANADGLAALRAFGNRSFEPFRAQHEATPIRVSNSPVVASISPNISNVESLDRNSPAKPSTVLNGGDITPRNVDKPRISEELPDKMKSWELAEVFNPQQCRVATMPETDSASKVTRLLYTNSGVGLLALGSNAIQRVWKWSRNEQNPSGKATASVVPQHWQPNSGLLMTNDVSDTSPEEAVPCIALSKNDSYVMSACGGKVSLFNMMTFKVMTTFMPPPPASTFLAFHPQDNNIIAIGMEDSTIHIYNVKVDEVQTKLKGHQKRISGLAFSNNLNILVSSGADAQLCIWSTETWEKKKSVAIQLPEGTKSVGDTRVQFNSDQSRLLVVHETQLAIYDTLKIERIHQWVPQDALSAPISYASYSCFSELVYASFCDGNIGVFDADNLRLRCRIAPSAYTSPAAASSNPTYPLVIAAHPQEPNQFAVGLTDGAVKVIEPSKSEGRWGAPTPVDNGVHVRRMQTLSTTSNPAADQPQR
- the LOC135586577 gene encoding protein TPR1-like isoform X5, with protein sequence MSSLSRELVFLILQFLDEEKFKESVHKLEQEAGFFFNMKYFEEKVQAGEWEEAEKYLSGYTKVDDNRYSMKIFFEIRKQKYLEALDRHDRAKAVETLIKDLKVFSTFNEDLYKEITQLLTLENFRENEQLSKYGDTKSARSTMLVELKKLIEANPLFREKLVFPTLKASRLRTLINQSLNWQHQLCKTPRSNPDIKTLFMDHACAPPNGARASPVSVPVAAVPKAVGTYTPLGAHGPFPPQVAANASALAGWMANAAASSSVQSAVVAPSSIPLPPNQVPILKRPRTPPNAIAMSNYQNAESEQMMKRLRSGAHPVDEVSYPAPHPQVTWSLDDLPRVVACSLTEGSNVTSMDFHPFHHTSLLVGSNTGEITLWEIGIQQKLVSKPFRVWDTAACSLQFQSAIVKDSSISVTRVIWSPDGSLIGVAFSKHLIHIHEYQAPNDLRLFELRQFDLRQLLEIDAHVGGVNDIAFSQRDERLCVVTCGDDKLIKVWDLSGQRLYVFEGHEAPVYSICPHRKENIQFIFSTSVDGKIKAWLYDNVGSMVDFNTPGHLFTTMVYSADGSRLFSCGTSKDGDCILVEWNESEGSIKRQYSGFRKKSTVVVQFDTSQNHFLAAGEDNQIKFWSVDSINMLASTDADGGLPSRPHLRFNKKGNLLAVATVDNGFKILANADGLAALRAFGNRSFEPFRAQHEATPIRVSNSPVVASISPNISNVESLDRNSPAKPSTVLNGGDITPRNVDKPRISEELPDKMKSWELAEVFNPQQCRVATMPETDSASKVTRLLYTNSGVGLLALGSNAIQRVWKWSRNEQNPSGKATASVVPQHWQPNSGLLMTNDVSDTSPEEAVPCIALSKNDSYVMSACGGKVSLFNMMTFKVMTTFMPPPPASTFLAFHPQDNNIIAIGMEDSTIHIYNVKVDEVQTKLKGHQKRISGLAFSNNLNILVSSGADAQLCIWSTETWEKKKSVAIQLPEGTKSVGDTRVQFNSDQSRLLVVHETQLAIYDTLKIERIHQWVPQDALSAPISYASYSCFSELVYASFCDGNIGVFDADNLRLRCRIAPSAYTSPAAASSNPTYPLVIAAHPQEPNQFAVGLTDGAVKVIEPSKSEGRWGAPTPVDNGVHVRRMQTLSTTSNPAADQPQR
- the LOC135586577 gene encoding protein TPR1-like isoform X1, coding for MSSLSRELVFLILQFLDEEKFKESVHKLEQEAGFFFNMKYFEEKVQAGEWEEAEKYLSGYTKVDDNRYSMKIFFEIRKQKYLEALDRHDRAKAVETLIKDLKVFSTFNEDLYKEITQLLTLENFRENEQLSKYGDTKSARSTMLVELKKLIEANPLFREKLVFPTLKASRLRTLINQSLNWQHQLCKTPRSNPDIKTLFMDHACAPPNGARASPVSVPVAAVPKAVGTYTPLGAHGPFPPQVAANASALAGWMANAAASSSVQSAVVAPSSIPLPPNQVPILKRPRTPPNAIAMSNYQNAESEQMMKRLRSGAHPVDEVSYPAPHPQVTWSLDDLPRVVACSLTEGSNVTSMDFHPFHHTSLLVGSNTGEITLWEIGIQQKLVSKPFRVWDTAACSLQFQSAIVKDSSISVTRVIWSPDGSLIGVAFSKHLIHIHEYQAPNDLRLFELRQFDLRQLLEIDAHVGGVNDIAFSQRDERLCVVTCGDDKLIKVLTVKSCLLFKFSYFHLLLWIFLKKLQVWDLSGQRLYVFEGHEAPVYSICPHRKENIQFIFSTSVDGKIKAWLYDNVGSMVDFNTPGHLFTTMVYSADGSRLFSCGTSKDGDCILVEWNESEGSIKRQYSGFRKKSTVVVQFDTSQNHFLAAGEDNQIKFWSVDSINMLASTDADGGLPSRPHLRFNKKGNLLAVATVDNGFKILANADGLAALRAFGNRSFEPFRAQHEATPIRVSNSPVVASISPNISNVESLDRNSPAKPSTVLNGGDITPRNVDKPRISEELPDKMKSWELAEVFNPQQCRVATMPETDSASKVTRLLYTNSGVGLLALGSNAIQRVWKWSRNEQNPSGKATASVVPQHWQPNSGLLMTNDVSDTSPEEAVPCIALSKNDSYVMSACGGKVSLFNMMTFKVMTTFMPPPPASTFLAFHPQDNNIIAIGMEDSTIHIYNVKVDEVQTKLKGHQKRISGLAFSNNLNILVSSGADAQLCIWSTETWEKKKSVAIQLPEGTKSVGDTRVQFNSDQSRLLVVHETQLAIYDTLKIERIHQWVPQDALSAPISYASYSCFSELVYASFCDGNIGVFDADNLRLRCRIAPSAYTSPAAASSNPTYPLVIAAHPQEPNQFAVGLTDGAVKVIEPSKSEGRWGAPTPVDNGVHVRRMQTLSTTSNPAADQPQR